One genomic segment of Kordiimonas sp. SCSIO 12603 includes these proteins:
- a CDS encoding helix-turn-helix domain-containing protein gives MTAQAQSGFGRLMKQWRQHRGHSQLELSLRAEVSQKHISFMETGRSRPKEDTVHKVVEALEIPLRDRNKLFELAGLAPQYAEVSISDQAVTPYKDALIRLLAQQDPFPAYVVDRWWNLVETNEAGKKLFMAPGADTPNLVDAFMAPGMFRDMVMNFPEVAWAFYRRLRSEALQAPADARMQELAERAKAYLSDVPEPLHLGPHELALCPKLKIGDTVINTVTMIAQFSEPNAIVLDELRLELVFPADAEAAAFFTMMSQS, from the coding sequence CTTGAACTGAGCCTGAGGGCAGAAGTCTCTCAGAAGCATATCAGCTTTATGGAGACGGGTAGATCGCGCCCCAAGGAAGATACAGTGCATAAGGTTGTGGAAGCACTTGAAATTCCTCTTCGTGATCGGAACAAACTTTTCGAGCTAGCGGGCCTTGCTCCTCAGTATGCTGAGGTTTCTATCTCTGATCAGGCAGTGACGCCTTATAAAGATGCGCTTATTCGCCTGCTCGCGCAGCAGGACCCATTCCCAGCTTATGTGGTAGATCGTTGGTGGAACCTTGTTGAAACTAACGAAGCCGGGAAAAAACTGTTTATGGCGCCTGGTGCGGATACCCCAAATCTTGTGGATGCTTTTATGGCACCGGGTATGTTCAGAGATATGGTGATGAATTTCCCTGAAGTTGCCTGGGCATTTTACCGTCGACTGCGCAGTGAAGCCCTTCAAGCGCCGGCGGACGCTAGGATGCAGGAATTGGCAGAACGGGCGAAAGCCTATCTTTCAGATGTGCCTGAACCGCTTCACTTAGGGCCGCACGAACTGGCACTATGTCCAAAACTCAAAATCGGGGATACGGTGATTAATACGGTGACGATGATCGCGCAGTTTTCTGAGCCTAATGCCATTGTGCTTGATGAGTTAAGGCTGGAGCTTGTTTTCCCGGCAGACGCTGAAGCCGCTGCGTTTTTTACTATGATGTCGCAAAGTTAA